Proteins co-encoded in one Campylobacter jejuni genomic window:
- the miaA gene encoding tRNA (adenosine(37)-N6)-dimethylallyltransferase MiaA codes for MFFEIALIGTTASGKTYIANTLAREFNAVVLSLDSLCVYKEINIASAKPSQDDLASIKYFGVNLLSVNEHFNVELFIREYQKAKEFALARNLPLIIVGGTGFYLKTMIDGLSEKTLESKSSLNNDEIYALLLNIDPNYKIEKNDTYRLKKWLGIYEQTREIPSEFLKRTQKTGVLKDIEIYELAWDKEILKKRIKTRTKEMLDNGLLDEAKILFSKFDHKLKALNSIGLKECKEYLDGEISFKELENLITIHTTQLAKRQRTFNKKFQSKALEFDKALATLRMKFSIEK; via the coding sequence ATGTTTTTTGAAATAGCATTAATAGGAACAACCGCGAGTGGAAAAACATACATAGCCAATACTTTAGCAAGAGAATTTAATGCTGTTGTTTTAAGTCTTGATAGTCTTTGTGTTTATAAAGAGATTAATATAGCAAGTGCCAAGCCTTCACAAGATGATCTTGCGAGTATAAAATACTTTGGGGTAAATTTATTGAGCGTGAATGAACATTTTAATGTTGAGTTATTCATAAGAGAATATCAAAAAGCAAAAGAATTTGCTTTAGCTAGAAATTTACCTCTAATTATAGTAGGTGGAACTGGATTTTATTTAAAAACTATGATAGATGGTTTAAGTGAAAAAACCTTAGAGTCAAAGAGTTCTTTAAATAACGATGAAATTTATGCTCTTTTATTAAATATTGATCCAAACTATAAAATAGAAAAAAATGATACTTATAGATTAAAAAAATGGCTGGGTATTTATGAACAAACAAGAGAAATTCCTAGTGAATTTTTAAAAAGAACACAAAAAACTGGGGTGCTTAAAGATATAGAAATTTATGAGCTTGCGTGGGATAAAGAAATTTTAAAAAAACGTATTAAAACTAGAACAAAAGAAATGCTTGATAATGGACTTTTAGATGAAGCAAAAATTCTTTTTTCTAAATTTGATCATAAACTTAAAGCATTAAATTCTATAGGTTTGAAAGAGTGTAAAGAATATTTAGATGGAGAAATTTCCTTTAAAGAGCTTGAAAATTTAATCACGATACATACTACACAACTTGCCAAAAGACAAAGAACTTTTAATAAAAAATTTCAAAGTAAAGCCTTGGAATTTGATAAAGCTTTAGCTACTTTAAGAATGAAATTTTCAATCGAAAAATAA
- the cfbpB gene encoding ABC transporter permease, with protein MYKTLKYYKLGAILLALFLALPIFGIFAELFYILFQNFNTSDLTQFSSIKENLSHFFDYLFLKFIKDTFIISVGVLCLSLILGVSSAYLIANYDFYFCKILEKLLILPLAIPAYILAFVYVGIMDFQGFFHENFGFRMDFFNHYGVIFVLAISLYPYIYLFAKTAFKSEAKEAYEVAKIMKYSEFRIFTRVALLSARPAIFSGALLVLMETLSDYGASAYLGVDTFSAGIFKLWYDLNDSYSSSVLSGILMLFVFLIMYVDYYYKNKHHYSFNQNLTLFIKKRKLNPIKQILSCIYCFMIAFVGFILPFIWLVYWGLKDHKLFESQFYIISFQTIILALVTALITTFLAYFLMFSSRIVKNHFFNLFILKISSLGYSIPAAALGISIIVLFVFLDKIFHMSLLGNSLLVLIFAYIIRFLASAIYSLEGGYSKIHLNIDEASLNLRASYFILFFKIHTPLMKHFLFLAFIIVFIDTIKELPLSRILAPFGFETLSVKAFWFASDERIYDAALPSLFIVFLSLMVVVWMDKITRKDDVRN; from the coding sequence ATGTATAAAACCCTAAAATACTATAAACTCGGGGCAATTTTACTTGCCCTTTTTCTTGCTTTGCCTATTTTTGGTATTTTTGCTGAACTTTTTTATATTTTATTTCAAAATTTTAATACAAGTGATTTAACCCAATTTTCATCTATTAAAGAAAATTTGAGTCATTTTTTTGATTATTTATTTTTAAAATTCATCAAAGATACTTTTATAATTAGCGTGGGAGTATTGTGTTTAAGCTTGATTTTGGGTGTGAGTTCTGCTTATTTGATCGCAAATTATGATTTTTATTTCTGTAAAATTTTAGAAAAATTACTCATTTTACCCTTGGCCATACCTGCTTATATTTTAGCCTTTGTTTATGTTGGAATTATGGATTTTCAAGGATTTTTTCATGAAAATTTTGGCTTTAGGATGGATTTTTTCAATCATTATGGTGTTATTTTTGTTTTGGCTATTTCTTTATATCCTTATATTTATTTATTTGCTAAAACAGCTTTTAAAAGTGAAGCCAAAGAGGCTTATGAAGTAGCTAAAATCATGAAATATTCTGAATTTAGAATTTTTACACGCGTGGCACTTTTGAGCGCAAGGCCTGCCATTTTTTCTGGAGCTTTATTGGTTTTAATGGAAACTTTAAGTGATTATGGCGCAAGTGCTTATTTGGGAGTGGATACTTTTTCGGCTGGAATTTTTAAACTCTGGTATGATTTGAATGATTCTTATTCTTCTAGTGTTTTATCGGGTATTTTAATGCTTTTTGTATTTTTGATTATGTATGTGGATTATTATTATAAAAATAAACATCATTATAGTTTTAATCAAAATTTAACTCTTTTTATCAAAAAAAGAAAATTAAATCCTATTAAACAAATTCTATCCTGTATTTATTGTTTTATGATTGCTTTTGTAGGTTTTATTTTACCTTTTATTTGGCTAGTTTATTGGGGGTTAAAAGATCATAAGCTTTTTGAATCACAATTTTATATTATCAGTTTTCAAACTATAATCTTAGCTTTAGTCACTGCTTTAATTACCACTTTTTTAGCTTATTTTTTGATGTTTAGTTCTAGGATAGTTAAAAATCATTTTTTTAATTTATTTATTTTAAAAATAAGTTCTTTGGGTTATTCTATACCTGCTGCTGCTTTAGGGATTAGCATTATAGTGCTTTTTGTATTTTTGGATAAAATTTTTCACATGAGTTTATTGGGAAATTCTTTACTTGTTCTTATTTTTGCTTATATAATTCGTTTTTTAGCGAGTGCAATTTATTCTTTAGAAGGAGGATATAGTAAAATTCATCTAAATATTGATGAGGCAAGTTTAAATTTAAGAGCGAGTTATTTTATTTTATTTTTTAAAATTCACACACCTTTAATGAAACATTTTTTATTTTTGGCTTTTATTATTGTTTTTATTGATACGATTAAAGAACTTCCTTTAAGTAGAATTTTAGCGCCTTTTGGCTTTGAAACTTTAAGTGTTAAAGCTTTCTGGTTTGCAAGTGATGAAAGAATTTATGATGCAGCTTTGCCTTCCTTGTTTATCGTTTTTCTTTCTTTAATGGTTGTTGTTTGGATGGATAAAATCACAAGGAAAGATGATGTTAGAAATTAA
- the cfbpC gene encoding ABC transporter ATP-binding protein — MMLEIKNLSKNFEKIQALENINLHVKEGEFLSILGGSGSGKSTLLRIIAKLEQASSYDLFSCKGEVALMFQNYALFPHLNVEKNILFALYDKKDKNQILNHLLKTFEIEDLRYKKIDEISGGQAQRVAFARAIARGCQLLLLDEPFSNLDQNLKQDLRRELKKMIENQGITAIMVTHDIEDAYCMSDQIAFLEKGKILAHANPKELYFKPDFKSAQILPDLNIIEEKLDLEDEFFAWIASKNYIFGYAELKIGNRFEAKILQKEFLGAFCRLKLLYKNIIFFILVSSSYDLEEKISFDIINF, encoded by the coding sequence ATGATGTTAGAAATTAAAAATTTATCTAAAAATTTTGAAAAAATACAAGCTTTAGAAAATATCAATCTTCATGTCAAAGAAGGAGAATTTTTAAGCATTTTAGGAGGTAGTGGAAGTGGAAAAAGCACGCTTTTAAGGATTATTGCTAAGCTTGAACAAGCTAGTTCTTATGATTTGTTTTCTTGCAAAGGTGAAGTGGCTTTGATGTTTCAAAATTATGCTTTATTTCCTCATTTAAATGTTGAGAAAAACATACTTTTTGCACTTTACGATAAAAAAGATAAAAATCAAATTTTAAATCATTTGCTTAAAACTTTTGAAATTGAAGATTTAAGATATAAAAAAATCGATGAAATTTCAGGAGGGCAAGCGCAAAGAGTGGCTTTTGCTAGAGCTATAGCAAGAGGATGTCAGCTTTTGCTTTTAGATGAACCTTTTTCTAATTTGGATCAAAATTTAAAACAGGATTTAAGAAGAGAATTGAAAAAAATGATAGAAAATCAAGGCATTACGGCTATTATGGTAACTCATGATATTGAAGATGCTTATTGTATGTCTGATCAAATCGCTTTTTTAGAAAAAGGAAAAATTTTAGCTCATGCAAATCCTAAAGAGCTTTATTTTAAGCCCGATTTTAAAAGTGCGCAAATTTTACCTGATTTAAATATCATAGAAGAAAAACTTGATTTAGAAGATGAATTTTTTGCTTGGATAGCTTCAAAAAATTATATTTTTGGTTATGCAGAGCTTAAAATAGGAAATCGCTTTGAGGCTAAAATTTTACAAAAAGAATTTTTAGGGGCTTTTTGTAGGCTAAAATTACTTTATAAAAATATAATTTTTTTTATTTTGGTGAGTTCAAGTTATGATTTAGAAGAGAAAATAAGTTTTGATATTATCAATTTTTAG
- the mqnP gene encoding menaquinone biosynthesis prenyltransferase MqnP: MNTFWIKFKDILELVVFKHSIFALPFLFSSMIVASKLANDTAWFGFKALILGIICAVSARNFAMATNRLMDEDIDKDNPRCANRPNVSGKIGRKSVWIFIIINALIFISCSYFINTLAFYLSFPVLFVLAIYSAFKRFSSLAHLVLGFCLGLAPIAGSVIIMGEIHIYSVILCLGVTFWTAGFDLLYSLQDMEYDKKVGLHSIPAKFGSKATLFISAFCHILAVLFWLLFVWEVWGIALGKIALIGVIISGIILALEHKIVHKNFAHIDRVFFTLNGYLSIIFFIFIWIDLLWN, translated from the coding sequence ATGAACACATTCTGGATAAAATTTAAAGATATTTTAGAACTTGTAGTATTTAAACATTCTATTTTTGCTTTGCCTTTTTTATTTTCCTCTATGATTGTAGCATCAAAACTTGCAAATGACACTGCTTGGTTTGGTTTTAAGGCATTGATTTTAGGTATTATTTGTGCGGTAAGTGCAAGAAATTTTGCCATGGCTACAAATCGTTTAATGGATGAAGATATAGATAAGGATAATCCTCGTTGTGCAAATCGCCCTAATGTCAGTGGAAAAATAGGTAGAAAAAGTGTATGGATTTTTATTATTATTAATGCACTTATTTTTATATCATGTTCTTATTTTATTAATACCTTGGCCTTTTATTTGTCTTTTCCTGTGCTTTTTGTATTGGCTATTTATTCAGCTTTTAAGCGCTTTAGTTCTTTAGCGCATTTAGTTTTGGGATTTTGTTTAGGACTTGCGCCTATTGCAGGAAGTGTTATAATTATGGGTGAAATTCACATTTATAGCGTTATTTTATGTTTAGGTGTAACTTTTTGGACAGCTGGGTTTGATCTGCTTTATTCTTTGCAAGATATGGAGTATGATAAAAAAGTAGGACTTCACTCTATTCCTGCTAAATTTGGCTCAAAGGCTACTTTATTTATATCAGCTTTTTGTCATATTTTAGCGGTATTATTTTGGCTTCTTTTTGTATGGGAAGTTTGGGGTATAGCACTTGGAAAAATAGCACTTATTGGGGTAATTATAAGCGGTATTATTTTAGCCTTGGAACATAAAATTGTTCACAAGAATTTTGCTCATATTGATAGAGTATTTTTTACTCTAAATGGTTATTTAAGTATTATCTTTTTTATTTTTATTTGGATTGATTTATTATGGAATTAA
- a CDS encoding 7-carboxy-7-deazaguanine synthase QueE, which produces MQLVESFLSIQGEGKYNGKLAIFMRFAGCNFNCLGFNVKISKNDKTLIGCDTIRAVFTKDFKESYETLNANELLKRVIKLKQDFNPIVVITGGEPLIHYENPEFIKFIQMLLKNKFEIHFESNGSIEIDFDRYPFYKECIFALSVKLQNSGIKKDKRLNFKALKAFKNYAKDSFYKFVLDANTLDNSFLEINGILKEAPNQIFCMPMGENEQNLKKNAQKIAEFCIKNGYNYSDRIHIRLWNDKEGV; this is translated from the coding sequence TTGCAACTTGTCGAAAGTTTCTTAAGCATTCAAGGAGAAGGCAAATATAATGGAAAATTAGCTATTTTTATGCGTTTTGCTGGTTGTAATTTCAACTGTTTAGGTTTTAATGTAAAAATATCAAAAAACGATAAAACTCTCATTGGATGTGACACGATAAGAGCTGTTTTCACAAAAGATTTTAAAGAAAGTTATGAAACTTTAAATGCTAATGAACTTTTAAAAAGAGTGATAAAATTAAAACAAGACTTTAATCCTATAGTTGTTATCACAGGTGGAGAGCCATTAATCCATTATGAAAATCCTGAATTTATAAAATTTATCCAAATGTTATTAAAAAATAAATTTGAAATACACTTTGAAAGCAATGGAAGTATAGAAATTGATTTTGATAGATATCCTTTTTACAAAGAATGTATTTTTGCTTTAAGCGTTAAACTCCAAAATAGTGGGATAAAAAAAGATAAACGATTAAATTTTAAAGCTTTAAAAGCATTTAAAAATTACGCAAAAGATAGTTTTTATAAATTTGTTTTAGATGCTAATACCCTTGATAATTCATTTTTAGAAATCAATGGAATTCTAAAAGAAGCTCCAAATCAAATTTTTTGTATGCCTATGGGTGAAAATGAGCAAAACCTTAAAAAAAATGCTCAAAAAATTGCTGAATTTTGTATTAAGAATGGTTATAATTATTCTGATAGAATTCATATTCGTCTTTGGAACGATAAAGAGGGTGTATGA
- a CDS encoding 6-pyruvoyl trahydropterin synthase family protein, which produces MIIRKLFEFENAHIVRFCSSKRCKSSIHGHSYKVEVLLESKYLDNAGMVYDFGLLKTYIRQIIDSFDHAITLFKYDDAKYLEEMKKYSSRWICLPVNVSAENFCRVFFILIDALLQQTKMINGEQGVTLQSIIVHETRTGYAQGFREDAYSELMPKISLQDIEFSNGIKAEWNDIDFYNKLKNEEIFINPKEI; this is translated from the coding sequence ATGATTATAAGAAAATTATTTGAATTTGAAAACGCACACATTGTTAGATTTTGTTCTTCTAAACGTTGTAAAAGTAGCATTCATGGACATTCTTACAAAGTTGAAGTTTTACTTGAAAGCAAATATTTAGATAATGCTGGAATGGTCTATGATTTTGGACTTTTAAAAACCTATATACGCCAAATTATTGATAGTTTTGATCATGCTATCACTCTTTTTAAATATGATGACGCAAAATATTTAGAAGAAATGAAAAAATATTCAAGTCGTTGGATTTGCCTGCCTGTTAATGTAAGTGCTGAAAATTTTTGTCGTGTATTTTTCATACTTATAGATGCTTTATTACAACAAACAAAAATGATAAATGGAGAACAAGGAGTGACTTTACAAAGCATCATTGTTCATGAAACAAGAACAGGCTATGCACAAGGCTTTAGAGAAGATGCCTATAGTGAGCTAATGCCAAAAATTTCACTTCAAGACATAGAATTTTCCAATGGCATTAAAGCAGAATGGAATGATATAGATTTTTATAACAAATTAAAAAATGAAGAAATTTTTATAAATCCAAAGGAGATTTAA
- a CDS encoding saccharopine dehydrogenase family protein, protein MKNLLIIGAGGVSRVTTVKCAMNSDTFSKITLASRTKSKCDEIAAFIKERLGVQIETAQIDADDSNAVVELIKKTEAQILLNVALPYQDLSLMDACIKARIDYVDTANYEHPDLAKFEYKEQWARNDEFKQAGILGLLGSGFDPGVTNVFCAYAQQNLFDEISYIDILDCNAGDHGYAFATNFNPEINLREVSAKGRYWENGKWIETQPMEIKMEWDYPEVGVKDSYLLYHEELESLVKNIKGLKRIRFFMTFGQSYLTHMKCLENVGMLGIKPVMHQGKEIIPIEFLKTLLPDPASLGPRTKGYTNIGCVIRGKKDGKDKQVYIYNVCNHEECYKETGAQAVSYTTGVPAMIGTKLIAKGIWQGKGVFNMEEFDAKPFMEELNSQGLPWKIIEMTPSLGE, encoded by the coding sequence ATGAAAAATCTTTTAATCATAGGCGCAGGTGGGGTAAGTCGTGTGACTACTGTAAAATGTGCAATGAATTCTGATACTTTTAGTAAAATCACTTTAGCTAGTAGAACAAAAAGCAAATGTGATGAAATCGCTGCTTTTATCAAAGAGCGTTTAGGGGTTCAAATTGAAACGGCACAAATTGATGCTGATGATAGCAATGCAGTTGTAGAACTTATCAAGAAAACAGAAGCACAAATTTTACTCAATGTGGCTTTGCCTTATCAAGATTTGAGTTTAATGGATGCTTGTATAAAAGCAAGAATTGATTATGTAGATACGGCAAATTATGAACATCCTGATTTAGCTAAATTTGAATACAAAGAGCAATGGGCGAGAAATGATGAGTTTAAACAAGCAGGAATTTTAGGACTTTTAGGAAGTGGATTTGATCCTGGTGTAACTAATGTTTTTTGTGCTTATGCACAGCAAAATTTATTTGATGAAATTTCTTATATAGATATTTTAGACTGCAATGCAGGTGATCATGGCTATGCTTTTGCGACCAATTTTAACCCTGAAATCAACCTGCGTGAGGTTTCTGCTAAAGGGCGTTATTGGGAAAATGGCAAGTGGATAGAAACGCAGCCTATGGAAATAAAAATGGAGTGGGATTATCCAGAAGTAGGTGTGAAAGATAGCTATTTGCTTTATCACGAAGAACTTGAGAGTTTGGTAAAAAATATCAAAGGTTTAAAAAGAATACGCTTTTTTATGACCTTTGGACAAAGTTATTTAACTCATATGAAATGTCTTGAAAATGTTGGAATGTTAGGGATTAAACCTGTGATGCACCAAGGAAAAGAAATCATTCCTATAGAATTTCTAAAAACCTTACTTCCTGATCCTGCAAGTTTGGGACCACGCACTAAAGGTTATACCAATATAGGTTGTGTGATTCGTGGTAAAAAAGATGGAAAAGACAAGCAAGTTTATATTTATAATGTTTGCAATCATGAAGAATGTTATAAAGAAACTGGTGCACAAGCTGTGAGCTATACTACAGGTGTTCCTGCTATGATAGGTACGAAATTAATCGCTAAAGGGATTTGGCAAGGAAAAGGCGTGTTTAATATGGAAGAATTTGACGCTAAGCCTTTTATGGAAGAACTGAATTCTCAAGGACTTCCTTGGAAGATTATCGAAATGACTCCAAGCTTAGGAGAGTAA
- a CDS encoding DUF6115 domain-containing protein: MSDDVLYLVFIIVLLIAMLAYMNIKERENNAKIAKLQNVIEDITKELHYFRKELGVKDDSEEDEDYKTSLLKEEIMIELDKQISSKITPVLRTLKTMEHIIEDFQNEQQNRLLNLEQKAQSMAKLTPNYDTEEQKIENLFKEGKSIEQIAKDLRIGIGNVELVLKFKKLIK, translated from the coding sequence ATGAGTGATGATGTACTTTATTTAGTTTTTATAATTGTGCTTTTAATTGCAATGCTAGCCTATATGAATATCAAAGAAAGAGAAAATAATGCAAAAATAGCAAAACTTCAAAATGTGATAGAAGATATTACCAAAGAACTTCATTATTTTCGTAAAGAATTAGGAGTTAAAGATGATAGCGAAGAGGATGAAGACTATAAAACCTCTCTTTTAAAAGAAGAAATTATGATTGAACTTGATAAACAAATCAGTTCAAAAATCACTCCTGTTTTAAGAACACTAAAAACTATGGAACATATCATAGAAGATTTTCAAAATGAACAACAAAATCGTCTTTTAAATTTGGAACAAAAAGCACAAAGCATGGCTAAACTTACTCCAAATTACGATACAGAAGAACAAAAAATAGAAAATCTTTTCAAAGAAGGAAAAAGCATAGAACAAATCGCTAAAGATTTACGCATTGGCATTGGAAATGTAGAACTTGTCTTAAAATTTAAGAAATTAATAAAATAG
- the moaA gene encoding GTP 3',8-cyclase MoaA has product MLIDQFGRKINYLRISVTQRCNFRCLYCMPKIPFDYQPKENLLSFEELFLFVKAAIDEGIEKIRITGGEPLLRKDLSIFIKMISDYKSDIDLAITTNGFLLKDFAKDLKNAGLKRLNISLDTLDHKKAKTLAQKDVLDSVLSGIDEALNLDLKVKLNTVALKNLNDDELISLLEFAKSKKAQIRFIEFMENTHAYGKLQGLKRDEIIQILSQKYQIQLIKKDEKAPVSIYKADDYEFGIIDPHSHEFCDSCNRIRLSAEGLLIPCLYFDEALSIKEAVRKGDIKAAVEILQEVLRNKPEKNKWSVVDNETSSRAFYQTGG; this is encoded by the coding sequence ATGCTTATAGATCAATTCGGTAGAAAGATAAATTATCTTAGAATTTCAGTTACACAAAGATGTAACTTTCGCTGCCTTTATTGTATGCCAAAAATTCCTTTCGATTATCAGCCAAAAGAAAATTTATTAAGCTTCGAAGAACTTTTTTTATTTGTTAAAGCAGCTATAGACGAAGGAATTGAAAAAATCCGTATAACAGGTGGAGAACCTTTATTAAGAAAAGATTTAAGTATTTTTATAAAAATGATTAGCGATTATAAAAGCGATATTGACCTTGCTATAACTACAAATGGATTTTTACTAAAAGACTTTGCTAAAGACCTAAAAAATGCTGGACTTAAACGACTTAATATTTCACTTGATACCCTAGATCACAAAAAAGCAAAAACTCTTGCGCAAAAAGATGTATTAGATAGTGTTTTATCTGGAATTGATGAAGCTTTAAATCTAGATTTGAAAGTAAAACTTAATACTGTAGCTCTTAAAAATTTAAACGATGATGAACTGATATCTCTTTTGGAATTTGCAAAATCAAAAAAAGCTCAAATTCGCTTTATAGAATTTATGGAAAATACTCATGCTTATGGTAAATTACAAGGATTAAAAAGAGATGAAATTATACAAATTTTGAGTCAAAAATATCAAATTCAACTTATAAAAAAAGATGAAAAAGCACCTGTGAGTATTTACAAGGCAGATGATTATGAATTTGGAATTATAGATCCTCATAGCCATGAATTTTGCGATTCTTGCAATCGCATACGCTTAAGTGCTGAAGGCTTGTTAATACCTTGCCTTTATTTTGATGAAGCATTAAGCATAAAAGAAGCGGTTCGAAAAGGTGATATTAAAGCCGCTGTAGAAATATTACAAGAAGTATTAAGAAATAAACCAGAAAAAAATAAATGGAGTGTTGTTGATAATGAAACCTCATCTCGTGCTTTTTATCAAACTGGAGGTTAA
- the sodB gene encoding superoxide dismutase [Fe]: MFELRKLPYDTNAFGDFLSAETFSYHHGKHHNTYVTNLNNLIKDTEFAGKDLVSIIKTSNGGVFNNAAQVYNHDFYFDCIKPSTGCGCGGSCQSIDANLQAALEKEFGSLENFKAEFIKGATGVFGSGWFWLVYNTKNQKLEFVGTSNAATPITEDKVPLLVVDVWEHAYYVDHRNARPAYLEKFYAHINWEFVAKAYEWALKEGMGSVSFYANELHSVK; encoded by the coding sequence ATGTTTGAATTAAGAAAATTACCTTATGATACCAATGCTTTTGGTGATTTTTTGAGTGCTGAAACTTTTAGCTATCATCATGGAAAACATCACAATACTTATGTTACAAATCTAAATAATCTTATTAAAGATACTGAATTTGCAGGTAAAGATCTTGTAAGTATTATCAAAACTTCAAATGGGGGCGTATTTAATAACGCAGCTCAAGTTTATAATCATGATTTTTATTTTGATTGCATTAAGCCAAGTACAGGCTGTGGCTGTGGCGGTTCATGTCAAAGTATAGATGCTAATTTACAAGCGGCACTAGAAAAAGAATTTGGATCTTTAGAAAATTTCAAAGCTGAATTCATCAAAGGTGCTACAGGAGTTTTTGGTTCAGGATGGTTTTGGTTAGTTTATAATACTAAAAATCAAAAACTAGAATTTGTAGGTACTTCAAACGCAGCTACACCAATTACTGAAGATAAAGTTCCTTTACTTGTTGTAGATGTTTGGGAACATGCTTATTATGTAGATCATCGTAATGCACGCCCTGCTTATTTAGAAAAATTCTATGCTCATATTAACTGGGAATTTGTTGCAAAAGCTTACGAATGGGCTTTAAAAGAAGGCATGGGATCAGTTAGCTTTTATGCAAATGAACTTCACTCTGTAAAATAA
- a CDS encoding manganese efflux pump MntP family protein has protein sequence MDFYSLIFLSCALGMDAFAVSLCKGFSVKKLHLKHYLIVGIYFGGFQALMPTIGYFIGITFASFIASIDHWIAFILLSLIGLKMIKESLENENCDSNANQFGFKTMLALAIATSIDALAVGVSFAFLNVNLLLAIFLIGIITFILCIIALKIGNKFGIYLKNKAELLGGLVLIILGVKILIEHLFFD, from the coding sequence ATGGATTTTTATAGTCTTATTTTTTTATCCTGTGCTTTAGGAATGGATGCTTTTGCTGTATCACTATGCAAAGGTTTTAGTGTTAAAAAACTACATTTAAAACATTATCTTATTGTTGGAATTTATTTTGGTGGATTTCAAGCTTTGATGCCAACTATTGGTTATTTTATAGGCATAACTTTTGCATCTTTTATTGCGAGTATTGATCATTGGATAGCTTTTATTTTACTTTCTTTAATAGGATTAAAAATGATCAAAGAGTCATTGGAAAATGAAAATTGCGATAGTAATGCCAATCAATTTGGCTTTAAAACCATGCTAGCTTTAGCAATTGCTACGAGTATCGATGCACTAGCAGTTGGTGTGAGTTTTGCATTTTTAAATGTAAATTTATTATTAGCTATATTTTTAATAGGTATTATCACCTTCATTTTATGTATCATTGCTCTAAAAATAGGGAATAAATTTGGAATTTATCTTAAAAATAAAGCTGAACTTTTAGGCGGATTGGTTTTAATTATACTAGGAGTAAAAATTCTAATAGAACATTTATTTTTCGATTGA
- the cfbpA gene encoding Fe(3+) ABC transporter substrate-binding protein: MKKIFFMFLTAVSFLGASELNIYSARHYDADFEIIKKFEEKTGIKVNHTQAKASELIKRLSLEGSNSPADIFITADISNLTEAKNLGLLSPVSSKYLEEFIPAHLRDKDKEWFAITKRARIIAYNKNANIDISKMKNYEDLAKAEFKGEIVMRSATAPYSKTLLASIIANDGNKEAKAWAKGVLENLATNPKGGDRDQARQVFAGEAKFAVMNTYYIGLLKNSKNPKDVEVGNSLGIIFPNQDNRGTHINISGIAMTKSSKNQDAAKKFMEFMLSPEIQKILTDSNYEFPIRNDVELSQTVKDFGTFKEDQIPVSKIAENIKEAVKIYDEVGFR, encoded by the coding sequence ATGAAAAAAATCTTCTTTATGTTCTTAACGGCTGTTTCATTTTTAGGTGCTAGTGAGCTTAATATTTACTCAGCAAGACATTATGATGCTGATTTTGAAATCATAAAAAAATTCGAAGAAAAAACAGGTATTAAGGTCAATCATACTCAAGCTAAAGCTTCAGAACTTATTAAAAGACTTTCTCTTGAAGGAAGTAATTCTCCTGCTGATATTTTCATCACAGCTGATATTTCAAATCTTACAGAAGCTAAAAATTTAGGACTTTTATCCCCTGTTTCATCAAAATATTTAGAAGAATTTATACCTGCTCATTTAAGAGATAAGGATAAAGAGTGGTTTGCGATTACAAAAAGAGCAAGAATTATTGCTTACAACAAAAACGCAAATATCGATATTAGCAAAATGAAAAATTATGAAGATTTAGCAAAAGCTGAATTTAAAGGAGAAATTGTTATGAGAAGTGCTACAGCTCCTTATAGCAAAACTCTTTTAGCATCTATTATAGCTAATGACGGAAATAAAGAGGCTAAAGCATGGGCTAAAGGTGTGCTTGAAAATCTTGCGACAAATCCAAAGGGTGGAGATAGAGATCAAGCCAGACAAGTATTTGCAGGCGAAGCTAAATTTGCAGTTATGAATACTTATTATATAGGGCTTTTAAAGAATTCTAAAAATCCAAAAGATGTAGAAGTGGGCAATTCTTTGGGTATTATTTTTCCTAATCAAGACAATAGAGGAACGCATATTAACATTAGCGGTATTGCTATGACAAAATCAAGTAAAAATCAAGATGCGGCTAAAAAATTTATGGAATTTATGTTAAGTCCTGAAATTCAAAAAATTCTTACTGATAGTAATTATGAATTTCCTATAAGAAATGATGTAGAATTAAGCCAAACGGTAAAAGATTTTGGAACTTTCAAAGAAGATCAAATCCCTGTGAGTAAGATAGCAGAAAATATTAAAGAAGCGGTTAAAATTTACGATGAAGTCGGTTTTAGATAA